A portion of the Eubacterium maltosivorans genome contains these proteins:
- a CDS encoding antirestriction protein ArdA: MASLRDTVKDYQEELRDGIAWVTFWKTGRSWNAEYFHLEMGDYLYPEDRSRMEEIKQADPAAVVVNGYYSGYLGEDRNLDELTAGVRRHYENGYSNIGEFIEAHDDRLPPELIEEARAAAHAAGLPFSEKAYRDGEEPDPYLFDGSMSIEDYELMHRMIENERSERMAETILSGYLSNLGKYTEGRPAGEWVSFPTTAEHLKEVFDRIGIDGKNYGELHITEYQSSIAGLAGKLTELESLDELNYLSELLKMQFDDDREKFAAAITYGDHTRDLQDIINLAQNLDCYWIYPSVKTEEDYGHYLIEELDELELPEEAKNYFMYEEYGRDAAINDGGRFTEQGYIYNNRNTFTQWYDGRDVPEEYRVTPQPQEQADLDAAAAIPTTATEQPPVLPIILSSEKPADKMKEITDRLEQGILGIYESDRYADYLRTMSKFHDYSLNNTILIAMQGGNLVKGYKQWEKEFDRHVKPGEKAIKILAPAPFTVKKQVEKIDPDTQKPVFDKNGKAVTEEKEIQIPAFRVVSVFDVSQTEGKELPDLGIKELTGDVEQYQDFFAALERTSPFAMGFEALSGGVKGRCNYEEKRISINEGMDELQNIKTAIHEIAHATLHDIDKDAPERPDRRTREVQAESVAYAVCQHYGLDTSDYSFGYIAGWSSGKELAELKGSLETIRSTAASLIDTIDGHFAEIQKAQDKEQTTEQAQTPQEATIQPEAEAAAPELPEETAPVQEKEAQTEPEADTGANSEAPQTTQPGQAAPAAPYYTINEAAAKRAKDMNSFSDYKQGSATAEYRHYVDEAVQLAERQKQRVDPMYHEKIDSLLDTYARKLAANMNKGYEIDARVPSILIAGGSNFPTRKKEKQNAARDSNYREWQDIQGLLDKIRSTGMGGISADDPQAVQKLEKKLENLEKSQETMKAVNAYYRKHKTLDGCPHLSPEQLEKLKADMASSWHLGDKPFATWALSNNSAEIRRVKDRIKSLSQQKEIGFVGWEFDGGKVEANTEANRLQIFFEDKPDEATREALKSNGFRWSPKAGAWQRQLTSNAYYAADYIKAIAPFTGEKPTEIQRAHIRAQKEAAQKKPEQEAIYKVHANPRSDSRDNLYLLQAYIPQEDGKAKIGDVLYIGTPEKCRELMAQLTAGELTQGEVKELYAKTQTAAPEIPMPDPTISVKDMQEYGYAWDGMLPLQQEAAERLFHEDMSVYLLYEDGTEGLVDTLEDLQAHAQKGGLFGVEKETWEALREYNAMKQELRESEPSREALLLYGNEDTFGIYQLKNGKETRDLRFEPYDRIQAAGNSIDRGNYELIYTAPLTPGMSLEDIYTRFNIDHPKDFKGHSLSVSDVVVLHQNGQDTAHYVDSLGYKDVPEFLQPKNYLKAAEQTTEQNYNMIDGQINNTPTAAELEEKAKAGGQISLAEYAEALKTDKERGKPAKQEKPSIRAQLKAAKEQTPKKQARQKTQDLERS; the protein is encoded by the coding sequence ATGGCAAGTTTACGGGACACCGTAAAGGACTATCAAGAAGAATTACGGGACGGTATCGCTTGGGTGACGTTTTGGAAAACGGGACGTTCTTGGAACGCCGAATATTTCCACCTTGAAATGGGCGACTACCTTTACCCGGAGGACAGAAGCCGCATGGAAGAAATCAAGCAGGCTGACCCTGCCGCCGTTGTGGTAAACGGCTATTATTCCGGCTATCTTGGCGAGGACAGGAACCTTGACGAACTGACCGCCGGGGTGCGTCGCCACTACGAAAACGGATATAGCAATATCGGGGAATTTATCGAAGCCCACGACGACAGGCTGCCGCCGGAGCTTATCGAGGAAGCAAGAGCCGCCGCCCACGCTGCGGGGCTGCCTTTCTCTGAAAAAGCCTACCGGGACGGCGAAGAACCCGACCCCTATCTATTTGACGGGAGCATGAGCATAGAGGACTACGAACTTATGCACCGCATGATTGAAAACGAAAGGAGTGAACGCATGGCAGAAACGATTTTAAGCGGGTATCTTTCTAATCTTGGAAAGTACACCGAGGGCAGACCTGCGGGCGAATGGGTATCATTCCCCACGACTGCCGAGCATTTGAAAGAAGTCTTTGACCGTATCGGGATAGACGGCAAAAACTACGGGGAACTGCATATCACAGAATACCAGTCCTCTATTGCAGGACTGGCAGGGAAATTGACCGAGCTTGAAAGCCTTGACGAACTGAACTATTTGAGCGAACTTTTGAAAATGCAGTTTGACGACGACCGGGAAAAATTTGCTGCGGCTATCACATACGGCGACCATACAAGGGACTTGCAGGACATTATAAACCTTGCACAAAACCTTGACTGTTACTGGATTTATCCGTCCGTAAAAACCGAGGAAGATTACGGGCATTATCTGATTGAAGAACTGGACGAGTTGGAGCTGCCGGAAGAAGCAAAAAATTATTTCATGTATGAGGAATACGGGCGGGACGCTGCTATCAATGACGGGGGCAGATTTACCGAGCAGGGATATATCTACAACAACCGCAACACCTTTACACAGTGGTATGACGGGCGCGACGTGCCGGAGGAATACCGGGTAACGCCGCAGCCGCAGGAACAGGCAGACCTTGACGCTGCCGCAGCCATACCGACCACTGCCACAGAGCAGCCCCCGGTTCTCCCGATTATCCTATCTTCCGAAAAGCCCGCCGACAAAATGAAAGAGATTACCGACCGACTGGAACAGGGCATTTTGGGGATTTATGAAAGCGACCGTTACGCCGACTATCTGCGTACTATGTCTAAATTCCATGATTACAGCCTAAACAATACAATCCTTATCGCCATGCAGGGCGGCAACCTTGTAAAAGGCTATAAACAATGGGAAAAGGAATTTGACCGCCATGTAAAGCCGGGAGAAAAAGCTATCAAGATACTTGCGCCCGCGCCCTTTACCGTTAAGAAACAGGTGGAAAAAATCGACCCGGACACGCAAAAGCCTGTTTTCGATAAGAACGGGAAAGCCGTTACCGAGGAAAAGGAAATCCAAATCCCCGCCTTTCGTGTGGTATCTGTTTTTGACGTGTCGCAGACCGAGGGTAAGGAGTTGCCCGACCTTGGGATAAAGGAGCTTACGGGCGACGTGGAACAGTATCAGGATTTTTTCGCTGCCCTTGAAAGGACTTCCCCGTTTGCTATGGGATTTGAAGCACTAAGCGGCGGCGTAAAAGGACGCTGCAATTATGAGGAAAAGCGTATCTCTATCAACGAGGGTATGGACGAATTGCAGAACATCAAGACCGCAATCCATGAAATCGCCCATGCAACACTCCATGACATAGACAAAGACGCGCCGGAACGTCCCGACCGCCGCACCCGCGAGGTACAGGCGGAAAGCGTTGCCTATGCGGTCTGTCAACATTACGGGCTTGATACGTCCGACTATTCTTTTGGGTATATCGCCGGGTGGAGCAGCGGAAAAGAACTTGCAGAACTGAAAGGCTCTCTTGAAACAATCCGCAGCACCGCCGCAAGTCTGATTGATACCATAGACGGACATTTTGCAGAAATCCAAAAGGCACAGGATAAGGAACAGACCACCGAACAGGCACAGACCCCACAGGAAGCTACCATACAGCCCGAAGCAGAAGCAGCCGCGCCGGAGCTTCCCGAAGAAACAGCCCCGGTACAGGAAAAAGAAGCACAGACCGAGCCGGAAGCTGATACAGGCGCAAACAGCGAAGCACCGCAGACTACACAGCCGGGACAGGCAGCCCCCGCCGCACCTTATTACACAATCAATGAAGCTGCCGCCAAACGTGCAAAGGATATGAACAGCTTTTCTGATTATAAGCAAGGCAGCGCGACGGCTGAATACAGGCACTATGTAGATGAAGCCGTACAGCTTGCAGAAAGGCAGAAACAACGGGTAGACCCGATGTACCATGAGAAAATCGACAGCCTGCTTGACACTTACGCCCGGAAACTGGCGGCGAACATGAACAAAGGCTATGAGATTGACGCGCGTGTTCCCTCTATCCTCATTGCGGGCGGCTCTAACTTCCCCACAAGGAAGAAAGAAAAGCAGAACGCAGCCCGCGACAGCAATTACCGGGAATGGCAGGACATACAAGGACTTCTTGATAAAATCCGCAGCACCGGCATGGGCGGTATCAGCGCAGACGACCCGCAGGCAGTACAGAAGTTGGAGAAGAAACTGGAAAACCTTGAAAAATCGCAGGAAACCATGAAAGCCGTAAACGCCTACTACCGCAAGCATAAGACCCTTGACGGCTGCCCGCATTTGTCGCCGGAACAGCTTGAAAAACTGAAAGCAGACATGGCGAGCAGTTGGCATTTGGGGGACAAGCCTTTTGCGACTTGGGCGTTATCCAACAACAGCGCAGAAATCAGGCGCGTAAAAGACCGTATCAAATCCCTTTCACAGCAAAAGGAAATCGGTTTTGTGGGTTGGGAATTTGACGGCGGCAAGGTGGAAGCAAACACCGAAGCGAACCGTCTGCAAATCTTCTTTGAAGATAAGCCGGACGAAGCCACGCGGGAAGCCTTAAAAAGTAATGGCTTCCGTTGGTCGCCCAAAGCAGGGGCATGGCAGCGGCAGCTTACCAGTAACGCCTACTATGCGGCTGATTATATCAAGGCGATTGCACCCTTTACCGGGGAAAAGCCTACCGAGATACAGCGGGCGCATATCCGGGCGCAAAAAGAAGCGGCGCAGAAAAAGCCCGAACAGGAAGCCATTTACAAGGTACACGCAAATCCCCGCAGCGACAGCAGGGACAACCTGTATCTGCTGCAAGCCTACATTCCGCAGGAGGACGGGAAAGCAAAGATAGGCGACGTTTTGTATATCGGAACGCCGGAGAAATGCCGAGAGCTTATGGCGCAGCTTACCGCCGGGGAGCTGACACAGGGAGAAGTCAAGGAGCTTTACGCAAAGACGCAGACCGCCGCGCCGGAAATCCCTATGCCAGACCCTACAATCAGCGTCAAGGATATGCAGGAATACGGCTATGCTTGGGACGGTATGCTTCCGCTTCAGCAGGAAGCCGCTGAACGCCTTTTCCATGAGGATATGTCCGTTTATCTTCTCTATGAGGACGGCACAGAGGGGCTTGTTGATACCTTGGAGGATTTACAGGCACACGCACAAAAAGGCGGCTTGTTCGGCGTGGAAAAGGAAACATGGGAAGCCCTGCGGGAGTACAACGCCATGAAGCAAGAACTACGGGAAAGCGAGCCATCAAGGGAAGCTCTCTTACTCTATGGGAACGAGGACACTTTCGGAATTTATCAGCTAAAGAACGGCAAAGAAACGCGGGACTTGCGCTTTGAGCCTTACGACCGCATACAGGCGGCGGGAAACAGCATTGACAGAGGCAATTATGAGCTTATCTATACCGCACCCCTTACGCCGGGAATGTCCCTTGAAGATATTTACACCCGCTTCAATATCGACCACCCGAAAGATTTTAAGGGACACAGCCTTTCCGTTTCCGACGTGGTGGTGCTTCATCAGAACGGGCAGGACACCGCCCACTATGTAGACAGCTTGGGGTATAAGGACGTGCCAGAGTTTTTGCAGCCGAAAAACTATTTGAAAGCTGCCGAGCAGACCACCGAGCAAAATTACAACATGATTGACGGGCAGATAAACAACACCCCGACCGCTGCGGAACTGGAAGAAAAAGCAAAAGCCGGAGGACAGATTTCCCTTGCAGAATACGCCGAAGCATTGAAAACCGATAAGGAACGTGGCAAGCCTGCCAAACAGGAAAAGCCCTCTATCCGGGCGCAGCTTAAAGCAGCGAAAGAACAGACACCAAAGAAACAGGCAAGACAGAAAACACAGGATTTGGAAAGGAGCTGA
- a CDS encoding DNA topoisomerase 3 — MILVIAEKPSVAQTIAAVLGAKEKKDGFLTGSGYIVSWCVGHLVGLAEAAAYGEQYKKWSYDSLPILPQEWKYTVAADKEKQFKTLKELIHRADVSEVVNACDAGREGELIFRFVYEMAGCKKPMRRLWISSMEDSAIKEGFSRLKNGEEYDALFASALCRAKADWLIGINATRLFSVLYNHTLNVGRVQTPTLKMLVDRDAAITTFKKEKYYHVRLALSGAEAASERISDKAEADALKTTCEASRTVCTSLVKEKKTAAPPKLFDLTSLQREANRLFGYTAKQTLDLAQALYEKRLLTYPRTDSAFLTDDMGDTAAGIIKLLCGKFSFMAGKDFTPELAKVLNSKKVSDHHAIIPTMELSKTDLAALPESERNILTLAGARLLMATAAPHTFEAVTAIFECAGQSFTARGKRVLSDGWKELDRRYRAALKNKPETDDADSDTEKTLPPFTEGQTFENSAATVTEHDTTPPKPHNEASLLSAMERAGSEDTDPDAERKGLGTPATRAAVIEKLVKGGFVERKGKQLLPTKDGINLVCVLPDTLTSPQLTAEWENNLTQIAKGKAEPAAFMEGIEDMARELVKTYPFLSEADKGRFKEEKPELGKCPRCGSPVYEGKKNYYCSNKECIFTMWKNDRFFEERKVTFTPKIAAALLKSGKVNVKKLYSPKTGKTYDGTIVLADTGGKYVNYRIELPKKK; from the coding sequence TTGATTTTAGTTATCGCAGAAAAGCCCAGTGTAGCGCAGACAATAGCTGCCGTACTTGGGGCAAAGGAAAAGAAAGACGGATTTCTCACAGGAAGCGGCTATATCGTTTCTTGGTGCGTGGGACATTTGGTAGGGCTTGCGGAAGCTGCCGCCTACGGGGAACAGTATAAAAAGTGGAGCTATGACAGCTTACCGATTTTGCCGCAGGAATGGAAGTACACCGTTGCGGCTGACAAGGAAAAGCAATTCAAGACCTTAAAGGAGCTTATACACCGGGCAGATGTTTCCGAAGTCGTCAATGCCTGCGACGCAGGGCGCGAGGGTGAACTCATTTTCCGTTTTGTTTATGAAATGGCGGGCTGCAAGAAACCTATGCGCCGCCTTTGGATTTCCTCTATGGAGGACAGCGCAATCAAAGAGGGCTTTTCCCGTCTGAAGAACGGCGAGGAATACGACGCGCTCTTTGCTTCCGCATTATGCAGGGCAAAGGCTGACTGGTTAATTGGTATCAATGCCACCCGCCTTTTCTCTGTCCTTTACAATCATACCTTGAACGTGGGGCGCGTACAGACCCCGACCTTAAAAATGCTTGTTGACCGGGACGCAGCGATTACCACTTTCAAGAAAGAAAAATACTACCATGTGCGCCTTGCCTTATCCGGCGCGGAAGCTGCAAGTGAAAGAATTTCAGATAAGGCAGAAGCCGACGCATTAAAAACGACTTGCGAAGCATCGCGGACAGTCTGTACTTCCCTTGTGAAAGAGAAAAAGACCGCAGCCCCGCCGAAGCTCTTTGACCTTACTTCTTTACAGAGGGAAGCAAACCGCCTGTTCGGTTATACCGCAAAGCAGACCCTTGACCTTGCACAAGCCCTGTATGAAAAGCGTTTGCTTACTTATCCGAGAACCGACAGCGCATTTCTAACCGACGACATGGGCGACACAGCGGCGGGCATTATCAAGCTGCTTTGTGGGAAATTTTCTTTTATGGCGGGAAAAGACTTCACGCCGGAGCTTGCAAAGGTGCTGAACAGTAAAAAGGTATCAGACCACCATGCCATTATCCCGACTATGGAGCTTTCAAAGACCGACCTTGCTGCGCTGCCGGAAAGCGAAAGGAATATCCTTACCCTTGCCGGGGCGCGTCTGCTCATGGCGACCGCCGCACCGCATACCTTTGAAGCGGTTACGGCAATCTTTGAATGTGCCGGACAGTCCTTTACCGCAAGGGGAAAAAGGGTACTGTCCGACGGGTGGAAAGAACTTGACCGCCGCTATCGGGCAGCCTTAAAGAACAAGCCCGAAACGGACGACGCAGACAGCGACACAGAAAAGACCCTGCCGCCATTTACCGAGGGACAGACCTTTGAAAATTCGGCGGCAACGGTAACGGAGCATGACACAACACCGCCAAAACCTCACAACGAAGCGTCGCTGCTCTCTGCTATGGAGCGCGCCGGAAGCGAGGACACCGACCCGGACGCAGAACGCAAAGGGCTTGGAACTCCCGCCACCCGCGCCGCCGTCATTGAAAAACTGGTAAAGGGCGGTTTTGTGGAGCGAAAAGGCAAGCAGCTACTTCCCACAAAGGACGGTATCAACCTTGTGTGCGTCCTGCCGGACACCTTGACAAGCCCGCAGCTTACCGCAGAATGGGAAAACAATCTGACGCAGATTGCAAAAGGCAAGGCAGAACCCGCCGCATTTATGGAGGGTATCGAGGATATGGCGCGGGAATTGGTAAAGACCTATCCGTTTCTTTCCGAAGCTGACAAGGGGCGTTTCAAAGAGGAAAAGCCGGAGCTTGGGAAATGTCCCCGCTGCGGTTCTCCTGTCTATGAGGGAAAGAAAAACTACTATTGCAGTAATAAGGAATGTATCTTTACCATGTGGAAAAATGACCGTTTCTTTGAAGAACGAAAAGTAACCTTTACCCCAAAGATTGCCGCTGCACTCTTAAAATCCGGCAAGGTAAATGTGAAAAAGCTCTATTCCCCAAAGACGGGCAAAACCTACGACGGAACTATCGTATTGGCTGATACGGGCGGGAAATATGTCAACTACCGCATTGAACTACCGAAGAAAAAATAA
- a CDS encoding TfoX/Sxy family protein, translating to MASSKEYLEFILGQLSELEEITYRAMIGEFIIYYRGKIVGGIYDDRLLVKPVKSAISYMPTAPYELPYEGAKEMLLVDEVDNKEFLTGLFHAMYDELPAPKPKKKK from the coding sequence ATGGCATCAAGCAAGGAATACTTAGAGTTTATTTTAGGGCAGCTATCTGAGTTAGAAGAAATTACTTATCGAGCTATGATAGGAGAATTTATTATTTATTATCGTGGCAAGATTGTAGGCGGTATCTATGATGATAGATTACTTGTTAAACCAGTAAAATCGGCAATTAGTTATATGCCGACAGCTCCGTATGAATTACCCTATGAGGGAGCAAAAGAGATGTTGTTGGTAGATGAAGTTGATAATAAGGAATTTTTGACAGGCTTGTTTCATGCAATGTATGATGAACTGCCAGCCCCAAAACCGAAAAAGAAGAAATAA
- a CDS encoding DUF4366 domain-containing protein codes for MKNKLKKTLTALCAALILMGGFSVPAYAQGAATEPPAEDATNDSGVIVEEKEETPPLTPKGNATLVDDYGGNKQLITVTTKSGNYFYILIDRAAEGEQTVHFLNQVDEADLMALTENGEAAKKPESCNCTEKCEAGKVNTSCPVCVTSMTGCTGKEPTPTPTEQPEEPKEKGGNPGVVLALVLFALLGGGAAFYYFKFLKPKQNVKGDTDLEDFEFEDYDEDEPETDTGETPEDEETEEETL; via the coding sequence ATGAAGAATAAACTGAAAAAGACCCTGACTGCCCTTTGTGCCGCCCTTATCCTTATGGGCGGTTTTTCTGTCCCTGCCTATGCACAGGGCGCAGCCACAGAGCCGCCCGCAGAGGACGCAACTAATGACAGCGGCGTGATTGTGGAGGAAAAAGAAGAAACGCCGCCCCTTACCCCAAAGGGAAACGCAACACTGGTTGACGATTACGGCGGCAATAAGCAGCTTATCACTGTTACCACCAAAAGCGGCAACTACTTCTATATCCTCATTGACCGCGCCGCCGAGGGGGAACAGACCGTACATTTCCTAAATCAAGTGGACGAAGCCGACCTTATGGCACTGACCGAAAACGGCGAAGCTGCCAAAAAGCCGGAAAGCTGTAACTGTACGGAAAAATGCGAAGCCGGAAAGGTAAACACGTCCTGCCCGGTATGTGTTACCAGTATGACAGGCTGCACAGGCAAAGAACCCACCCCAACACCAACAGAGCAGCCAGAAGAACCGAAAGAAAAAGGTGGCAATCCCGGTGTAGTGCTTGCCTTAGTCCTCTTTGCCCTGCTTGGTGGCGGCGCAGCGTTCTACTACTTTAAGTTTCTAAAGCCGAAGCAGAATGTAAAGGGCGATACCGACCTTGAAGATTTTGAATTTGAGGATTACGACGAGGACGAGCCGGAAACAGATACCGGGGAAACTCCCGAAGATGAAGAAACGGAGGAAGAAACCCTATGA
- a CDS encoding DUF4315 family protein, giving the protein MANNKIDRINKEIAKTREKITEYQNKLKGLEAQKTEAENLEIVQLVRAMRLTPQELNAMLSGGGIPGMNAAPATEAADYEEQEENADEE; this is encoded by the coding sequence ATGGCAAACAATAAAATCGACCGTATCAATAAGGAAATCGCAAAGACCCGCGAGAAAATCACAGAGTATCAGAACAAGTTAAAAGGACTGGAAGCGCAGAAAACCGAAGCGGAAAACCTTGAAATCGTACAGCTTGTACGAGCTATGCGTCTGACCCCGCAGGAACTTAACGCTATGCTGTCCGGCGGCGGTATTCCCGGCATGAACGCCGCACCCGCTACCGAAGCCGCAGACTACGAAGAACAGGAGGAAAATGCAGATGAAGAATAA
- a CDS encoding CHAP domain-containing protein yields the protein MKQLKPRDKITQKMTRDGVVEVNETQQTAERISSREADSDFSQPDSAAAERVIEHLDAAHTRKANKKAVKKEQEATALRTSTSRLQFTEEELAAPELERYIEKSNKAADRLDAAKAAIPKQKKLVKERTFDEATGKAKTRLLFEKQEKPIPGGKKGNPLSRPAQEAGIFVHNKIHSVEKDNSGVEGAHKSEELAERGAKYGARKLKQGYRSHKLKPYREAAKAEKAAFKANVNFQYHKTLHDNPQLTSNPLSRFMQKQQIKRQYAKAAKKGGAKAAAEATRKTAKKTAEETRKAAAFAARHPAGILIAVAALLLFIMISAGLSSCGAMFSGLTNGVLGTSYTSEDSDLLAVENNYAALENGLQSEIDNIENTHLGYDEYRYDLDSIGHNPHELASYLTALLQSYTPQSAQAELERIFAMQYTLTLTEEVEIRYRTETSTDPETGETTTEEVPYEYYILNVKLTNKPISELAEELLTPQQLEMFHVYLETSGNKPLIFGGGSPDGSPSEDLSGVEFVNGTRPGNQELMELAKQQVGNVGGYPYWSWYGFNSRVEWCACFVSWCYNQAGKSEPRFAGCEWQGVPWFQSRGQWGARGYENIAPGDAIFFDWDLDGVADHVGLVLGRDGSRVYTVEGNSGDACKIKSYDLNYQCIKGYGLMNW from the coding sequence ATCAAACAATTAAAACCACGCGATAAAATCACACAGAAAATGACCCGCGACGGCGTGGTGGAAGTCAACGAAACACAGCAGACCGCCGAGCGTATCAGCAGCCGGGAAGCAGACAGCGACTTTTCACAGCCGGACAGTGCCGCAGCGGAACGCGTCATAGAACATCTTGACGCAGCACATACCCGAAAGGCAAACAAAAAGGCAGTCAAAAAAGAGCAGGAAGCTACTGCTTTGCGTACTTCCACTTCCCGCTTGCAGTTTACCGAGGAAGAACTTGCCGCCCCGGAACTGGAACGCTATATTGAGAAATCAAACAAAGCCGCTGACCGACTGGACGCGGCAAAGGCAGCTATCCCAAAGCAAAAGAAACTGGTTAAGGAGCGCACCTTTGATGAAGCCACAGGAAAAGCAAAGACCCGCTTACTCTTTGAAAAACAGGAAAAACCGATACCCGGCGGCAAAAAGGGAAACCCGCTGTCCCGCCCTGCACAGGAAGCGGGGATTTTCGTCCACAACAAGATACATTCGGTTGAAAAAGACAATTCCGGCGTTGAGGGGGCGCATAAGTCGGAGGAACTTGCCGAGCGCGGCGCGAAATACGGGGCGCGGAAGTTAAAACAGGGCTACCGCAGCCATAAGCTGAAACCCTACCGGGAAGCAGCGAAGGCAGAAAAGGCAGCATTTAAGGCAAACGTCAACTTCCAGTATCACAAGACCCTGCACGACAACCCGCAGCTTACCTCTAACCCGCTTTCCCGTTTCATGCAGAAACAGCAGATAAAACGCCAGTATGCAAAGGCGGCAAAGAAAGGAGGGGCAAAAGCCGCAGCGGAAGCCACAAGAAAGACGGCGAAGAAAACCGCCGAGGAAACGAGGAAAGCCGCCGCATTTGCGGCAAGACACCCGGCGGGCATTTTGATTGCAGTTGCCGCGCTGCTTCTCTTTATTATGATTTCCGCAGGGCTGTCCTCTTGCGGGGCTATGTTTTCGGGCTTGACTAATGGCGTGCTTGGCACTTCCTACACGTCCGAGGACAGCGACCTTTTGGCAGTTGAAAACAACTATGCTGCATTGGAAAACGGGCTGCAAAGTGAGATTGACAATATCGAAAACACCCACCTCGGCTATGATGAATACCGCTATGACCTTGACAGTATCGGACATAACCCACATGAACTTGCGTCTTACTTGACCGCCCTCTTGCAGAGCTACACCCCGCAGAGCGCACAGGCAGAGCTTGAACGTATCTTTGCCATGCAGTACACCTTGACGCTGACCGAGGAGGTTGAAATACGTTACCGCACCGAAACAAGCACCGACCCAGAAACCGGGGAAACCACCACCGAGGAAGTCCCTTATGAGTATTACATCTTGAATGTGAAACTGACAAACAAGCCGATTTCCGAGCTTGCGGAGGAACTTCTTACGCCACAGCAGCTTGAAATGTTCCATGTCTACTTGGAAACAAGCGGCAACAAACCGCTGATTTTCGGCGGTGGTTCTCCCGACGGAAGCCCGTCCGAGGATTTAAGCGGCGTGGAGTTTGTAAACGGTACGCGCCCCGGAAATCAAGAACTTATGGAGCTTGCAAAGCAGCAAGTCGGAAATGTGGGCGGCTACCCTTACTGGTCTTGGTACGGCTTTAACAGCCGCGTGGAATGGTGCGCCTGTTTTGTATCATGGTGCTACAATCAAGCCGGAAAAAGCGAACCGCGCTTTGCGGGCTGCGAATGGCAGGGTGTCCCTTGGTTTCAGTCAAGGGGACAATGGGGCGCACGCGGCTATGAGAATATCGCACCGGGCGACGCTATCTTTTTCGATTGGGATTTAGACGGCGTTGCCGACCATGTGGGGCTTGTGCTTGGCAGGGACGGCAGCCGCGTCTATACCGTTGAGGGCAATTCCGGCGACGCCTGCAAGATAAAGAGCTATGACCTTAACTATCAATGTATCAAAGGCTACGGGCTGATGAACTGGTAA